One segment of Stappia sp. 28M-7 DNA contains the following:
- a CDS encoding MFS transporter, translated as MLLALAVIAALSLWFVSAAILPEMLAEHPITPVRQALLSSAVQIGFVIGALASAILGLPDRLHPGRLFAACAALAALVNAALLILPIGGTGAILARVATGALLAGVYPVGMKIAVGWGLRDRGFLVGLLVGAVTLGSALPHVIALGGGADWRATVLIASAASLIAAGLALAVRLGPHHATSPRFDPAVIRRAWTDRRIRLAYAGYFGHMWELYAMWTWAGVTMAAAFVPVLGEGEGLALARIVTFAAIALGGLGCIVGGWFADRIGKDTVAIIALAVSFASAIAAALCFGGPVWLLAAIFLLWGASIIPDSPQFSALVADFAPPEQAGSLMTLQTAIGFALTFVTVQAAPVIAEHSGWAVLLALLALGPAAGLIAMLRLRRLSRTKEI; from the coding sequence TTGCTCCTGGCCCTGGCGGTCATCGCGGCGCTGTCGCTGTGGTTCGTCTCCGCCGCGATCCTGCCCGAGATGCTGGCCGAGCATCCGATCACGCCGGTGCGCCAGGCCTTGCTGTCGAGCGCGGTACAGATCGGCTTCGTGATCGGCGCGCTCGCCTCCGCCATTCTCGGCCTGCCCGACCGGCTGCATCCCGGGCGCCTCTTCGCTGCCTGCGCCGCGCTTGCGGCCCTGGTCAATGCGGCTCTGCTGATCCTGCCCATCGGCGGCACGGGGGCGATCCTGGCGCGGGTCGCCACCGGTGCGCTGCTTGCCGGCGTCTATCCGGTGGGCATGAAGATCGCCGTCGGCTGGGGATTGAGGGATCGCGGCTTTCTCGTCGGCCTGCTGGTCGGCGCCGTGACGCTCGGCTCGGCTCTGCCGCATGTGATCGCACTTGGCGGCGGCGCCGACTGGCGGGCGACCGTGCTGATCGCCTCCGCCGCCTCGCTCATAGCGGCAGGCCTTGCGCTCGCCGTACGGCTCGGGCCGCATCATGCGACCTCCCCGCGCTTCGATCCGGCGGTGATCCGCCGCGCCTGGACGGACCGGCGCATCCGCCTCGCCTATGCCGGCTATTTCGGCCATATGTGGGAGCTCTATGCCATGTGGACCTGGGCCGGGGTGACGATGGCCGCCGCCTTCGTGCCCGTGCTCGGCGAAGGCGAAGGGCTGGCGCTCGCCCGCATCGTCACCTTCGCCGCCATCGCGCTCGGCGGTCTCGGCTGCATCGTCGGCGGCTGGTTCGCCGACAGGATCGGCAAGGACACGGTGGCGATCATCGCGCTCGCGGTCAGTTTCGCCAGCGCGATAGCCGCAGCGCTTTGCTTCGGCGGGCCGGTCTGGCTGCTGGCAGCGATCTTTCTGCTCTGGGGCGCCTCGATCATCCCGGACTCGCCGCAGTTCTCGGCCCTCGTCGCCGACTTCGCCCCGCCGGAACAGGCCGGCAGCCTGATGACCCTGCAGACGGCCATCGGCTTCGCGCTGACCTTCGTCACGGTACAGGCCGCGCCGGTGATCGCCGAGCACTCGGGCTGGGCGGTGCTTCTGGCCCTGCTGGCGCTGGGGCCGGCGGCCGGGCTGATCGCGATGCTGCGGCTGCGGCGCCTGTCGCGGACGAAGGAGATCTGA
- a CDS encoding SDR family oxidoreductase, with protein MRLFVFGLGYSADAFVRRVSSRCETITATTRSEEKAARLAERGIVPVLFDGTAPSEAVREALADATHVLVSIAPGEAGDPVLAHHAADLAAARPNWVGYLSTVGVYGNHDGGWVDEETPCRPVSRRSRQRVEAEEAWLAFAAEHDVPVQIFRLSGIYGPGRNAFMNFEKGTARRLIKPGQVFNRIHVEDIAGALEAAVHATPATRIFNVTDDEPAPPQDVITYAAKLLGVAPPPEQDFETADLSPMARSFYGENKRVSNERVKRELGYTFRYPDYRTALDALHRDGWR; from the coding sequence ATGCGCCTTTTCGTCTTCGGCCTCGGCTATTCGGCGGATGCTTTCGTCCGACGCGTCTCCAGCCGCTGCGAGACGATCACGGCGACTACGCGAAGCGAGGAGAAGGCCGCGCGGCTTGCCGAGCGGGGCATTGTGCCCGTCCTTTTCGACGGCACTGCGCCCAGCGAGGCAGTGCGCGAGGCGCTTGCCGATGCCACCCATGTGCTCGTCTCCATCGCGCCGGGCGAGGCCGGCGATCCGGTGCTTGCCCATCACGCCGCCGACCTTGCCGCCGCGCGCCCGAACTGGGTGGGCTACCTCTCCACCGTCGGCGTCTACGGCAATCACGACGGGGGCTGGGTCGACGAGGAAACGCCCTGCCGGCCAGTATCGCGGCGCTCCCGCCAGCGGGTCGAGGCGGAAGAGGCTTGGCTCGCCTTTGCAGCGGAACATGACGTTCCGGTCCAGATCTTCCGCCTGTCTGGCATTTACGGTCCGGGCCGCAATGCCTTCATGAATTTCGAGAAGGGCACCGCCCGCCGGCTGATCAAGCCGGGCCAGGTGTTCAACCGGATCCATGTGGAAGACATTGCCGGTGCGCTGGAGGCGGCGGTCCATGCCACCCCGGCGACGCGTATCTTCAACGTCACCGACGACGAACCGGCGCCGCCCCAGGACGTGATCACCTATGCGGCGAAGCTGTTGGGCGTTGCGCCGCCGCCGGAGCAGGATTTCGAGACCGCCGACCTGTCGCCGATGGCCCGCTCCTTCTATGGCGAGAACAAGCGCGTCTCCAATGAGCGCGTGAAGCGGGAGCTCGGCTACACGTTCCGCTATCCCGACTACCGGACCGCGCTTGACGCCCTCCACCGCGACGGCTGGCGCTGA
- a CDS encoding DUF1194 domain-containing protein: MRAFACLALSLLVALAAPVHRAGAEELDLELVLLADSTGSIDDAEIRFQRQGYADAITDPMVLSAILDNVYGKIAVTYVEWGNDVSQDVVVAWTVIDGPQAAQDFAQKLMAAPRRAFGRNAIGSALLKGKQLIEGNDYTGLRRVIDVSADSANSWSGPPLETARAEVVASGIVINGLAVLCRHCSGRPVSYDLEAAFAERIIGGPGSFVVSADSTATFADAVRKKLILEIAAIPPRRNLAALEGPKVRFGAAGETAVD, encoded by the coding sequence ATGCGCGCATTCGCCTGCCTTGCCCTTTCCCTCCTCGTGGCGCTCGCCGCGCCGGTCCACCGGGCAGGTGCCGAGGAGCTCGACCTGGAACTGGTGCTGCTCGCCGATTCCACCGGCTCCATCGATGATGCGGAGATCCGGTTCCAGCGGCAGGGCTATGCCGACGCGATCACCGACCCGATGGTGCTCTCCGCGATCCTCGACAACGTCTACGGCAAGATCGCGGTGACCTATGTCGAATGGGGCAACGACGTCTCGCAGGACGTGGTGGTCGCGTGGACGGTCATCGACGGACCGCAGGCGGCGCAAGACTTCGCGCAGAAGCTGATGGCTGCGCCGCGGCGCGCCTTCGGCCGCAATGCCATCGGCTCGGCCCTGCTGAAGGGCAAGCAGCTGATCGAGGGCAACGACTACACGGGCCTGCGCCGTGTGATCGACGTTTCCGCCGACAGCGCGAACAGCTGGAGCGGGCCGCCGCTGGAAACGGCCCGCGCCGAGGTGGTTGCCTCGGGCATCGTTATCAACGGTCTCGCCGTGCTGTGTCGCCACTGCTCCGGCCGGCCGGTCTCCTACGATCTGGAGGCGGCCTTCGCCGAGCGCATCATCGGGGGGCCGGGTTCCTTCGTCGTCTCGGCCGATTCCACCGCGACCTTCGCCGATGCGGTCCGCAAGAAGCTCATCCTGGAAATCGCCGCCATCCCGCCTCGGCGCAATCTTGCAGCACTCGAGGGACCGAAGGTGCGCTTCGGCGCGGCAGGCGAGACGGCGGTGGACTGA
- a CDS encoding (2Fe-2S)-binding protein, translating into MAEVSMVVNGRTVTRTVEDRTLLVEFLREGLGLTGTHVGCDTSQCGACVVHVDGKAVKSCTMLAAQASGSDVTTIEGLASGGELHPVQAAFKEHHGLQCGFCTPGMIMAAVDMIARHGGGPLDEATIRAELEGNICRCTGYHNIVKAIAAASQTMAGMKTAAE; encoded by the coding sequence ATGGCCGAAGTGAGCATGGTCGTGAACGGGCGGACGGTGACGCGGACGGTCGAGGACCGGACGCTTCTCGTTGAGTTCCTGCGCGAGGGTCTTGGCCTGACGGGGACGCATGTGGGCTGCGACACGTCGCAATGCGGGGCGTGCGTGGTGCATGTGGACGGCAAGGCGGTGAAGTCCTGCACGATGCTTGCGGCGCAGGCCTCGGGGTCGGACGTGACGACGATCGAGGGTCTTGCGTCCGGGGGTGAGCTGCACCCGGTGCAGGCGGCGTTCAAGGAGCATCACGGGCTGCAGTGCGGCTTCTGCACGCCGGGGATGATCATGGCGGCGGTGGACATGATCGCGCGCCATGGCGGGGGACCGCTGGACGAGGCGACGATCCGGGCCGAGCTGGAAGGCAACATCTGTCGCTGCACGGGCTACCACAACATCGTCAAGGCGATCGCGGCCGCGAGCCAGACGATGGCCGGGATGAAGACGGCGGCCGAATAG
- a CDS encoding RNA methyltransferase, producing MSTNLPRPGQVKQVTSFSNPLVKDIKALIAQRKHRQKSGRFVAEGLKLATDALAAGWEVDMLVLGPEARDSAPAREVAATARARGATILEVSTAVLAAMTRRDNPQMVVGVYGQRLLSASALEKAFAAAPQGVWVALDQVRDPGNLGTIIRTADAVGASGVILVGDTTDPFAVEAVRATMGSLFHVPLARLTREGFRELAARWPGTVVGTHLKGSSDYRTIDYRRPSLLLMGNEQSGLPQEMAEACSALARIPQTGQADSLNLAVATAVMLYEIRRGDLSLT from the coding sequence ATGAGCACGAACCTCCCGCGTCCCGGACAGGTCAAGCAGGTCACCTCCTTCTCCAATCCGCTGGTCAAGGACATCAAGGCGCTGATCGCCCAGCGCAAGCACCGCCAGAAGAGCGGGCGCTTCGTCGCCGAAGGGCTGAAGCTTGCCACCGACGCGCTGGCTGCCGGCTGGGAGGTCGACATGCTGGTGCTCGGCCCGGAGGCGCGCGACAGCGCCCCGGCGCGCGAGGTCGCAGCGACCGCAAGGGCGCGCGGCGCCACGATCCTGGAGGTCTCCACCGCCGTACTGGCCGCGATGACCCGGCGCGACAATCCGCAGATGGTCGTCGGCGTCTACGGGCAGCGCCTGCTCTCCGCTTCCGCGCTGGAGAAAGCCTTCGCCGCTGCGCCGCAGGGCGTGTGGGTGGCGCTCGACCAGGTGCGCGACCCTGGCAATCTCGGCACCATCATCCGCACCGCAGACGCGGTCGGGGCATCCGGTGTCATCCTGGTCGGCGACACCACGGATCCCTTCGCCGTCGAGGCGGTGCGCGCCACCATGGGATCGCTGTTCCATGTGCCGCTGGCCCGCCTCACCCGCGAGGGCTTTCGCGAGCTCGCCGCACGCTGGCCGGGCACGGTCGTCGGCACCCATCTCAAGGGCTCGTCCGACTATCGCACCATCGACTATCGCCGCCCGTCGCTGCTGCTGATGGGCAACGAGCAGTCCGGCCTGCCGCAGGAGATGGCGGAGGCCTGCAGCGCGCTCGCTCGCATTCCGCAGACAGGCCAGGCCGACAGCCTCAATCTGGCGGTCGCGACTGCCGTGATGCTCTACGAGATCCGTCGCGGCGACCTCTCACTCACCTGA
- a CDS encoding carbon monoxide dehydrogenase subunit G, whose protein sequence is MDLVGEYRILAGRGAVWAALNDADVLRRCIPGCEELEKVSDREMTATVVAKIGPVKATFKGAVTLENLNPPESYTIVGEGKGGVAGFAKGAADVSLAEDGAETVLSYTVKAQVGGKLAQLGSRLIVSTSRKMADEFFGKFKEIVEGGAASGETGAAAGAGAAAFADEPDAGEIEAAKSAALSRLPGDVGEAVSDAVHEAEERVVKTAREVETEVEAAAGRGFLGGPMVWGLAALAVVIVILALTR, encoded by the coding sequence ATGGATTTGGTTGGCGAGTATCGGATTTTGGCGGGTCGCGGGGCGGTTTGGGCCGCGCTGAACGATGCGGATGTTCTGCGTCGGTGCATTCCCGGTTGCGAGGAGCTTGAGAAGGTTTCGGATCGGGAGATGACGGCGACGGTCGTTGCGAAGATCGGGCCTGTGAAGGCGACGTTCAAGGGCGCGGTGACGCTTGAGAACCTGAACCCGCCTGAGAGCTACACGATTGTCGGCGAGGGCAAGGGCGGGGTTGCCGGCTTTGCCAAGGGCGCGGCGGATGTGTCGCTGGCCGAGGACGGGGCCGAGACGGTGCTGAGCTACACGGTGAAGGCGCAGGTCGGCGGCAAGCTGGCGCAGCTTGGCAGCCGTCTGATCGTGTCGACGTCGCGCAAGATGGCGGACGAGTTCTTCGGCAAGTTCAAGGAGATCGTGGAGGGCGGCGCGGCGTCGGGCGAGACTGGTGCTGCTGCTGGCGCTGGTGCTGCGGCGTTTGCGGACGAGCCGGATGCGGGCGAGATCGAGGCGGCGAAGAGCGCGGCTTTGTCGCGGCTTCCCGGCGATGTCGGCGAGGCGGTCTCTGATGCGGTGCACGAGGCGGAGGAGCGGGTCGTGAAGACGGCGCGCGAGGTCGAGACCGAGGTCGAGGCGGCGGCGGGCCGGGGTTTTCTCGGCGGCCCGATGGTGTGGGGGCTTGCGGCGCTTGCGGTGGTGATCGTGATCCTGGCGCTGACACGGTGA
- a CDS encoding bifunctional helix-turn-helix transcriptional regulator/GNAT family N-acetyltransferase: MLDSAVRDEDVAAVRQFNRFHTRLVGALNERMLATDYTLAQVRILHELACARPDAPPSARELGDVLQMDAGYLSRLLSGLESDGLLVRTPSPENAKRLALALSDRGREVYAGLNEASTREVGVLLAPLSQEERSQVTGAMARIRRLLGDTPDTRTFILRDPRPGDLGWIVHRQAALYAKEYGFDWTFEGLVSEIAGKFIAEFDPAHERCWIAEMEGEIVGSVFVVRQDEEVAKLRMLYVDPAARGRGLGRALVDECLRFARSAGYRRMVLWTNDILVSARRIYEAAGFELLEEERHRSFGKDLVGQIWGRNL, encoded by the coding sequence ATGTTGGACTCTGCCGTGCGCGACGAGGACGTCGCTGCCGTCCGTCAGTTCAATCGCTTCCACACAAGGCTGGTGGGCGCGCTGAACGAGCGCATGCTCGCCACCGACTATACGCTTGCCCAGGTACGCATTCTCCATGAACTCGCCTGCGCCCGCCCCGATGCGCCGCCTTCGGCGCGCGAGTTGGGAGATGTCCTGCAGATGGATGCCGGTTATCTCAGCCGGCTGCTGTCGGGACTGGAGAGCGACGGGCTGCTGGTCCGTACGCCTTCGCCGGAGAACGCCAAGCGGCTGGCGCTGGCCTTGAGCGATCGCGGGCGCGAGGTCTATGCCGGGCTCAACGAGGCATCGACCAGGGAAGTCGGGGTGCTGCTGGCGCCGCTGTCGCAGGAAGAGCGCAGCCAGGTCACCGGCGCCATGGCCCGCATCCGCCGGCTGCTGGGCGACACGCCGGACACCCGCACCTTCATCCTGCGCGATCCGCGCCCCGGCGATCTCGGCTGGATCGTCCACCGGCAGGCCGCTCTGTATGCCAAGGAATACGGCTTCGACTGGACCTTCGAGGGGCTAGTCTCGGAAATCGCCGGCAAGTTCATCGCTGAGTTCGATCCGGCCCATGAGCGCTGCTGGATCGCCGAGATGGAAGGCGAGATCGTCGGCTCGGTCTTCGTCGTGCGCCAGGACGAGGAGGTCGCCAAGCTGCGCATGCTCTATGTCGACCCGGCAGCGCGCGGACGCGGGCTGGGCCGGGCGCTCGTCGATGAGTGTCTGCGCTTTGCCCGCAGCGCCGGCTACCGGCGCATGGTGCTGTGGACCAACGACATTCTGGTGTCCGCGCGGCGCATCTACGAGGCGGCCGGGTTCGAACTGCTGGAGGAGGAGCGGCACCGCAGCTTCGGCAAGGACCTTGTTGGCCAGATCTGGGGGCGCAACCTGTGA
- a CDS encoding DMT family transporter, producing MNGPIFASIFTGLQVGATLVASEAVVAEVGAGRLGFLRYAIALLILVPVALLSSGTPVSRRDMLPVALIGIGQFGVLVALLNVAVLHTGSPRVALVFATLPIVTLALGLRFASGRVSPLELASIVLSVIGVVFLLAGEALTGRMLASDWIGVGCAALATLTGALCSHLYRPYLQRCGVAKVSVIAMLASLVPLGVMALFEGQGLPMADWSRQTLVLVGFVGLSSGVGFLLWLYALSRLQAAVVTAFLGLSPVTAVILSVVFLGAAPTLTLAVAMVLVVGSLATTAFAQRRGRKMPPLPAGGGGG from the coding sequence GTGAACGGGCCGATCTTCGCCTCGATCTTCACCGGCCTGCAGGTCGGAGCCACGCTGGTGGCGAGCGAGGCGGTGGTCGCCGAAGTCGGCGCCGGGCGGCTGGGTTTCCTGCGCTATGCCATCGCGTTGCTGATCCTGGTGCCGGTCGCGCTGCTCTCGTCCGGCACGCCGGTCTCGCGGCGCGACATGCTTCCCGTGGCGCTGATTGGCATCGGCCAGTTCGGCGTCCTAGTGGCCCTGCTCAACGTGGCGGTGTTGCATACCGGCTCGCCGCGGGTGGCGCTGGTGTTCGCGACCCTGCCCATTGTCACGCTGGCGCTGGGGCTGCGCTTTGCATCGGGGCGCGTTTCGCCGCTGGAGCTCGCCTCCATCGTGCTGTCGGTGATCGGCGTCGTCTTCCTGCTGGCGGGCGAGGCCCTGACTGGCCGCATGCTCGCCTCCGACTGGATCGGCGTCGGCTGCGCGGCGCTGGCGACGCTGACCGGTGCGCTGTGTTCCCATCTCTACCGGCCGTATCTGCAGCGCTGCGGCGTCGCCAAGGTCAGCGTCATCGCCATGCTTGCCTCGCTGGTGCCGCTCGGTGTCATGGCGCTTTTCGAAGGGCAGGGCCTGCCGATGGCCGACTGGTCGCGGCAGACGCTGGTTCTGGTCGGTTTTGTCGGCCTGTCGAGCGGCGTTGGTTTCCTGCTCTGGCTCTATGCGCTGAGCCGGCTGCAGGCCGCGGTGGTGACGGCCTTTCTCGGTCTCAGCCCAGTGACGGCGGTGATCCTGTCGGTGGTGTTCCTGGGGGCGGCGCCAACGCTGACGCTCGCCGTGGCCATGGTGCTGGTGGTCGGCAGCCTTGCCACGACGGCCTTCGCGCAGCGCCGTGGGCGAAAGATGCCGCCCCTGCCGGCAGGAGGCGGCGGAGGTTAG
- a CDS encoding class I SAM-dependent methyltransferase: MPGSDPAPAPAGKPPAACWPLMLETRGWEDYALLDFGHGRKLERYGRIVVDRPEPQAMGAPRLPEKRWLSADAVFTGNDEDDGPGRWRLNRDLPETWPMRFHDVHFLGRFMSFRHVGVFPEQAAHWQWMAERVAARKAAGGKPMRILNLFGYTGLASLVPAAAGAEVTHIDASKKAIGWARENQAMSGLDDLPVRWICEDAVKFVAREVKRGNRYDGILLDPPKYGRGPKGEVWDLYESLPALMPMIEEILSPEADFLVLTAYAIRASFLSLHELMAETLSRRGGVLASGELVLREEGGSRALSTSLYSRWSAS; this comes from the coding sequence ATGCCCGGCTCCGATCCCGCTCCCGCCCCTGCCGGCAAGCCGCCGGCCGCATGCTGGCCGCTGATGCTGGAAACACGCGGCTGGGAGGACTACGCGCTGCTCGACTTCGGGCACGGACGCAAGCTGGAGCGCTACGGCCGCATCGTCGTCGACCGGCCGGAGCCCCAGGCGATGGGCGCACCGCGCCTGCCGGAAAAGCGCTGGCTGTCGGCCGATGCCGTGTTCACCGGCAATGACGAGGACGACGGCCCGGGCCGCTGGCGGCTGAACCGCGACCTGCCCGAAACCTGGCCGATGCGCTTTCACGACGTCCACTTCCTCGGCCGGTTCATGTCGTTCCGCCATGTCGGCGTGTTTCCCGAGCAGGCCGCGCACTGGCAGTGGATGGCCGAGCGGGTGGCCGCCCGCAAGGCGGCCGGCGGCAAGCCGATGCGCATCCTCAACCTGTTCGGCTATACCGGCCTTGCCTCGCTGGTACCGGCCGCGGCCGGGGCCGAGGTCACCCATATCGATGCCTCCAAGAAGGCGATCGGCTGGGCGCGCGAGAACCAGGCGATGTCCGGGCTGGACGACCTGCCGGTGCGCTGGATCTGCGAGGACGCGGTGAAATTCGTCGCCCGCGAGGTCAAGCGCGGCAACCGCTACGACGGCATCCTGCTCGATCCGCCGAAATACGGCCGCGGCCCGAAGGGCGAGGTCTGGGACCTCTATGAAAGCCTGCCCGCATTGATGCCGATGATCGAGGAGATCCTGTCGCCGGAAGCCGACTTCCTGGTGCTGACGGCCTATGCGATCCGCGCGAGCTTCCTGTCGCTGCACGAGCTGATGGCCGAAACCCTGTCGCGGCGCGGCGGCGTGCTTGCCTCCGGCGAGCTGGTGCTGCGCGAGGAAGGCGGCAGCCGCGCGCTCTCCACCTCGCTCTACAGCCGCTGGAGCGCCTCATGA
- the glpK gene encoding glycerol kinase GlpK, protein MSGAYILAIDQGTTSSRAIVFDGAFRSVAVGQQEFVQHFPRSGWVEHEPEDLWTSTLAVCREALAGIDGGASVIAGVGITNQRETTLVWSRKTGEAVCRAIVWQDRRTAETCAALKREGHEELFTRKTGLLLDPYFSGTKLAWILDNVDGARERAESGELLFGTVDSWLIWKLTGGRSHVTDATNASRTLLYNIDENRWDEELCGLLGVPMSMLPEVKDSADEFGTVDPEHFGAELKILGVAGDQQAATVGQACFRPGMIKSTYGTGCFALLNTGETRVASQNRLLSTIAYRLDGQTTYALEGSIFVAGSAVQWLRDGLGIIGAAAESQKLAEASDPANRLYLVPAFVGLGAPYWDPDARGAIFGLTRASGPADFCRAALESVGYQTLDLIEAMRADAADMDTDDIVLRVDGGMTASDWTMQFLSDLLAAPVDRPQVLETTALGAAWLAGYKAGVWPGMEEFSRSWHLDRRFEPQMEEGERARLHAGWQDAVRRTRST, encoded by the coding sequence GTGAGCGGCGCATACATACTCGCGATCGACCAGGGCACCACCTCGAGCCGGGCGATTGTCTTTGATGGCGCATTCCGGTCTGTTGCCGTCGGGCAGCAGGAATTCGTCCAGCATTTCCCGCGTTCCGGCTGGGTCGAGCATGAGCCGGAGGACCTGTGGACCTCGACGCTTGCCGTCTGCCGCGAGGCGCTTGCCGGCATCGACGGCGGGGCTTCGGTCATCGCCGGCGTCGGCATCACCAACCAGCGCGAGACGACGCTGGTGTGGAGCCGCAAGACGGGCGAGGCGGTGTGCCGCGCCATCGTCTGGCAGGACCGCCGCACGGCCGAGACCTGCGCTGCGCTGAAGCGCGAGGGCCACGAGGAACTCTTCACCCGCAAGACCGGCCTTTTGCTCGACCCCTACTTCTCCGGCACCAAGCTGGCCTGGATCCTCGACAATGTGGACGGCGCGCGGGAACGCGCGGAAAGCGGCGAACTGCTGTTCGGCACGGTCGACAGCTGGCTGATCTGGAAGCTGACGGGCGGCCGGTCGCACGTCACCGACGCGACCAATGCCTCGCGCACGCTGCTCTACAACATCGACGAGAACCGTTGGGACGAGGAGCTCTGCGGCCTGCTCGGCGTGCCCATGTCGATGCTGCCGGAGGTGAAGGACAGCGCGGACGAGTTCGGCACGGTCGATCCGGAGCATTTCGGCGCGGAGTTGAAGATCCTCGGCGTTGCCGGCGACCAGCAGGCGGCAACCGTTGGCCAGGCCTGCTTCCGACCCGGCATGATCAAGTCGACCTACGGCACGGGCTGCTTCGCGCTGCTCAACACCGGCGAGACCCGGGTGGCCTCGCAGAACCGGCTGCTGTCGACCATCGCCTACCGTCTTGACGGGCAGACCACCTACGCGCTGGAAGGCTCGATCTTCGTCGCCGGCAGTGCCGTGCAGTGGCTGCGCGACGGGCTCGGCATCATCGGGGCGGCGGCAGAGAGCCAGAAGCTGGCCGAAGCTTCCGACCCGGCGAACCGCCTCTATCTCGTGCCGGCCTTCGTTGGGCTCGGTGCGCCCTATTGGGACCCGGATGCACGCGGGGCGATCTTCGGCCTGACCCGGGCAAGCGGTCCGGCCGACTTCTGCCGCGCGGCGCTGGAGAGCGTCGGCTACCAGACCCTGGACCTCATCGAGGCGATGCGGGCCGATGCGGCGGACATGGACACCGACGACATCGTACTGCGCGTCGATGGTGGCATGACTGCCTCGGATTGGACGATGCAGTTCCTCTCCGATCTGCTTGCCGCGCCGGTCGACCGGCCGCAAGTGCTGGAGACGACCGCGCTGGGGGCGGCTTGGCTTGCCGGCTACAAGGCGGGCGTGTGGCCGGGAATGGAGGAGTTTTCACGCTCCTGGCACCTCGACCGCCGCTTCGAGCCGCAGATGGAGGAAGGCGAGCGGGCGCGCCTCCATGCCGGCTGGCAGGACGCGGTGCGCAGAACCCGCAGCACCTGA